In the genome of Drosophila subpulchrella strain 33 F10 #4 breed RU33 chromosome 2L, RU_Dsub_v1.1 Primary Assembly, whole genome shotgun sequence, one region contains:
- the LOC119546349 gene encoding chromobox protein homolog 1 — MGRKKIMEKPYIKRSISKSVRDQYKCYLEKNPESPKGFERGLEPLRIVGATDSSGELMYLMLWKGSDFVDEVPAKVAHNRCPQLVIRFYEERLVWASNGEGKGEIKDN, encoded by the coding sequence ATGGGCCGTAAGAAAATAATGGAGAAGCCTTACATTAAACGTTCGATTTCAAAATCCGTTCGTGACCAGTACAAGTGCTACCTGGAGAAGAACCCGGAGAGCCCAAAAGGTTTCGAGCGTGGACTGGAGCCACTTAGAATAGTGGGGGCCACCGACTCGTCCGGGGAGCTGATGTATCTGATGTTATGGAAGGGCAGCGACTTTGTAGATGAGGTGCCGGCAAAGGTGGCCCACAATCGGTGTCCCCAGTTGGTCATCCGATTCTACGAAGAACGTCTCGTGTGGGCTTCAAACGGTGAAGGAAAGGGAGAAATCAAAGATAACTGA